Proteins co-encoded in one Acidithiobacillus caldus ATCC 51756 genomic window:
- a CDS encoding flagellin N-terminal helical domain-containing protein has product MSTAFGSINTNVSALDALNSLGNTNQTINHLQNELSTGLAINSPADNPAGYTIAQGFTTQINGSNQAISNANQAVSLLQTATGALGQQTSILQNIRTIAVQAANGTNTTADLGSLQSTVGNLVAQITTISQQTQFNGINLLDGSFSGAQFQVGANQGQVITASIGSTAAENLGMYTTTPSGSVYGGSTGAYGNGLAYVASTSGAFSSGTMTIYGSQGSGAVTVSSSGESAASVAQSVNQVANLTGVNAQAYTSVAFNVTSTGDISFSLGNGTSGSLNNAVSISADVTSSSASGMSSLVQSINASTSTTGISASVNTKNQLVLTDVNGNNISINNFSGSVSMTDSAGGLTLAAGATSGATIQGVVSFQSASAFTVSGGSDVGVSSGSSLLNLNQVNVATQYGASQAITIVGYAIQQLNEQGTQLGAVQQRVESALSNEQTTNTNDQSAQSVIQDANIPQVSTQLTQAQVLQQAGIAALAASSQTQQAYLKLLP; this is encoded by the coding sequence ATGTCTACTGCATTCGGCTCTATCAATACCAATGTGTCCGCATTGGATGCATTGAATAGCTTGGGTAATACCAACCAGACCATTAACCATCTGCAGAACGAATTGTCTACGGGGCTTGCGATCAACAGTCCAGCCGACAATCCTGCCGGGTACACCATTGCGCAGGGCTTTACTACCCAGATCAACGGTTCGAACCAGGCGATTTCGAATGCCAATCAGGCGGTTTCTCTGCTGCAGACGGCCACCGGTGCCCTGGGACAGCAGACCAGTATTTTGCAGAACATCCGCACCATAGCGGTGCAGGCGGCAAACGGTACCAATACCACCGCCGATCTTGGGTCTCTACAGTCTACTGTCGGCAACCTGGTGGCCCAGATTACTACCATTTCCCAGCAGACCCAGTTCAATGGCATTAACCTGCTGGACGGTAGCTTCTCTGGAGCGCAGTTCCAGGTGGGCGCTAATCAGGGGCAGGTGATCACGGCCAGCATTGGCAGCACCGCCGCTGAAAATCTCGGTATGTATACCACCACGCCGTCCGGTTCGGTTTACGGCGGCAGCACCGGAGCCTATGGCAATGGACTGGCCTACGTCGCTTCTACCTCCGGTGCCTTCAGCTCTGGCACTATGACCATCTATGGTAGCCAGGGTAGTGGTGCTGTCACGGTATCGTCCTCTGGGGAGTCTGCGGCCAGCGTGGCGCAAAGCGTCAACCAGGTTGCCAATCTGACCGGTGTGAACGCCCAAGCCTATACCAGCGTCGCGTTTAACGTGACGAGCACAGGCGATATCAGTTTCTCGCTGGGCAATGGTACCAGTGGCAGTCTCAACAACGCGGTGTCCATTTCTGCGGACGTCACTAGCTCCAGCGCTTCTGGGATGTCGAGCTTGGTGCAAAGTATCAATGCCAGTACGTCTACCACGGGTATTAGTGCATCGGTGAACACGAAGAATCAGCTGGTGCTGACGGATGTTAATGGGAACAACATCAGCATCAATAACTTCAGTGGGTCGGTGTCGATGACCGACAGTGCTGGTGGATTGACGCTTGCTGCCGGCGCGACCTCGGGTGCCACTATTCAGGGCGTGGTTTCCTTCCAGTCGGCAAGCGCATTCACGGTATCCGGAGGGTCGGATGTGGGCGTTTCTAGCGGCAGCTCCCTCTTGAACCTGAATCAGGTCAATGTGGCGACCCAGTACGGTGCGAGTCAAGCGATTACCATCGTGGGTTATGCCATCCAGCAGCTGAACGAGCAGGGCACGCAATTGGGCGCAGTCCAGCAGCGTGTGGAGTCGGCTCTGTCCAATGAGCAGACGACCAATACCAACGATCAGTCTGCCCAGTCCGTCATTCAGGATGCGAATATTCCGCAAGTGAGCACACAGTTGACCCAGGCGCAGGTGTTGCAGCAGGCGGGTATTGCGGCACTCGCCGCCTCGAGTCAGACGCAGCAGGCCTACTTGAAGCTCTTGCCTTAA
- a CDS encoding glycosyltransferase, translating into MLEQGVDVVEGTESNGKDFSEYFNRPRHELLEAFFRKPGVVLEWGCGAGATGRLIKERWPSARVFGADLDPVSLDTAARVLDGVIFSEKDPSDTPLFRWIAEKSVDTLILADVLEHLENPWKTLRWLRQYLRDDAQIIVSLPNVQNLGVLGRLRAGQWHYAQSGILDVTHLRFFTKESALSLLASCGYEVIQRRTVEDVRLLQAGRPVFTSSVQIGACALSGVSPAQLSDLVALQHIFTARVSANWKPVAEIAEIPAAPEDKSSLSWRWQLTPTAEEVWRQGQMLSTQEVAWLKESVAHLEDFPKFIVVMRQNVRNSVRARRALESLADQVVRPHALVILRESGKSAASVLWPELPQGLSGIPVTILDGDDWDLLNQYLREGGDRGRGRWLVLLDSGDFLESDALARVGISICSHPAWRVVYTDEDQVDDQGHRGQPHLKPDFLLDTLRSVPYIGGMLAIDQEFLRSIGGMPVGCPGAEEYDLVLRAAEVVPNPERIIGHVARVLYHRCPQSGSDRIAVETIVRSGKYALASHLERSGERGRVDFGPAPATYRVEYALPEELPLVSVIIPTKNQMAYLNACLDTLFEKTDYPNFEVIIIDNGSCEVDAVQYLDAIRSKPELFANRIRVFSWVGPFDYAAMHNAAIRETVRGDVLLFLNNDTAILHADWMRNLVRHALRPQVGAVGAKLLFADGKVQHAGVILGLSGGGADHPFLGSHGQDRGYFGRLILTQNYEAVTAACMAVRKADFDAVGGFSEEFPVQFNDVDLCLKLGEQGLRIVWTPDVVLLHHGSASQRAEVQGNPEKTVQSRRIMAEANDALFRKWSRRIARDRAYNPNFTRHGRGFQFESIPALCWQPEWRPRKRVFAHPVNREGTGEYRIIAPARALSRAGRLQTQETMQLLTPPEMLQSQPDSVIFQLQMEDHQSVVIRQWTEYCPDTLRVFEIDDLVIHLPMKNAHRPHIHPDIVKRLRHTAERMHRMVVTTEYLAEQYRGWNADIRVVPNFVERARWGALRTAINEGKRPRVGWVGGVSHLGDLELIQDVVKATRKEIDWVFMGMCPESLQPYVTFVKPVPFDQYPAKVASLGLDLALAPLEDHPFNLGKSHLRVLEMGILGIPVLATDILPYRGFPIWMVKNRYRDWLNTIKELLADRDALRRAGTILREHIEQHWILEDHLDLWESAWT; encoded by the coding sequence ATGTTGGAACAGGGCGTCGATGTTGTTGAAGGCACTGAATCGAACGGTAAAGATTTTTCTGAATATTTTAATCGTCCGCGGCATGAGTTGTTGGAGGCATTCTTCCGTAAGCCAGGTGTGGTGCTAGAGTGGGGGTGTGGGGCCGGGGCAACAGGTCGTCTAATCAAGGAGCGTTGGCCCTCAGCGCGGGTCTTTGGCGCGGATCTCGATCCCGTCAGTCTGGACACTGCGGCACGGGTTCTGGATGGCGTTATATTCAGTGAAAAAGATCCTTCCGATACTCCTTTGTTTCGGTGGATTGCCGAAAAGTCTGTCGATACGTTGATTCTTGCCGATGTGCTCGAACATTTGGAAAATCCATGGAAAACTCTGCGCTGGTTACGGCAGTATCTGCGAGACGACGCGCAGATCATCGTATCGTTGCCAAACGTTCAAAATCTTGGTGTGCTTGGGCGGCTACGGGCCGGACAATGGCACTACGCGCAAAGTGGGATTCTGGATGTTACGCACCTTCGTTTTTTTACCAAGGAATCGGCATTATCCTTGCTGGCATCCTGTGGATACGAAGTGATTCAGCGGCGAACCGTTGAGGATGTGCGTCTGCTTCAGGCCGGACGTCCGGTGTTTACTTCTTCGGTTCAGATTGGCGCGTGTGCACTTTCGGGGGTGTCGCCGGCGCAGTTGAGTGACCTTGTGGCATTGCAGCATATATTCACGGCACGAGTGAGCGCGAACTGGAAACCGGTGGCGGAGATTGCGGAGATTCCCGCGGCTCCGGAAGACAAATCTTCCCTGTCCTGGCGTTGGCAGTTGACCCCGACAGCGGAAGAAGTCTGGCGCCAGGGACAAATGTTATCGACTCAGGAAGTGGCATGGCTGAAAGAATCTGTAGCACATTTGGAGGATTTTCCGAAATTTATTGTCGTGATGCGTCAGAATGTACGCAATAGCGTTCGTGCGCGTCGCGCCTTGGAAAGCCTTGCGGACCAGGTGGTACGTCCCCACGCGTTGGTGATTTTGCGCGAATCCGGGAAATCGGCTGCCTCGGTATTGTGGCCGGAATTGCCGCAAGGTCTCAGTGGTATCCCGGTCACGATTTTGGATGGCGACGATTGGGATCTTCTGAACCAATACCTGCGCGAAGGGGGTGATCGCGGTCGTGGCCGGTGGCTGGTTCTGCTGGATTCCGGAGATTTTCTGGAGTCCGATGCCTTGGCGCGTGTGGGCATATCCATTTGCAGTCACCCTGCGTGGCGTGTCGTATACACCGACGAAGACCAAGTGGATGATCAAGGCCATCGTGGTCAGCCGCATCTGAAACCGGATTTTTTGCTCGATACCTTGCGGAGTGTCCCCTATATTGGTGGTATGCTGGCCATAGACCAGGAGTTTCTGCGGAGTATTGGCGGCATGCCAGTGGGCTGCCCCGGAGCAGAGGAGTATGACCTTGTGCTTCGCGCGGCGGAAGTGGTGCCGAATCCCGAACGGATCATTGGGCATGTGGCACGGGTGTTGTATCATCGTTGTCCGCAGTCTGGGAGTGACCGAATTGCGGTGGAAACCATCGTGCGTTCGGGAAAGTACGCCCTGGCGTCTCATCTAGAGCGCAGTGGAGAAAGGGGGCGTGTGGATTTTGGTCCCGCTCCGGCAACGTATCGTGTGGAGTATGCTCTGCCTGAGGAGCTTCCACTGGTCAGCGTGATTATTCCTACGAAAAACCAGATGGCATATCTGAATGCGTGTCTGGATACGCTGTTTGAAAAAACGGACTACCCAAATTTTGAAGTAATCATCATCGACAATGGCTCATGTGAGGTCGATGCGGTCCAATATTTAGATGCAATACGCTCCAAGCCCGAGCTCTTTGCAAATCGCATCCGCGTATTCTCCTGGGTTGGGCCGTTCGATTATGCGGCCATGCATAATGCAGCCATACGGGAAACGGTTCGGGGAGATGTGCTGCTCTTTCTGAATAACGATACCGCGATTCTGCACGCCGACTGGATGCGGAACTTGGTGCGTCATGCACTGCGCCCTCAGGTTGGGGCGGTCGGGGCAAAGTTGCTGTTCGCCGATGGGAAAGTGCAGCATGCTGGCGTGATCCTGGGTCTTTCGGGTGGCGGGGCAGATCATCCGTTCTTGGGAAGCCATGGGCAGGATCGTGGGTATTTCGGGCGTCTTATTCTGACACAAAATTACGAGGCCGTGACCGCTGCCTGCATGGCAGTACGTAAGGCGGATTTCGATGCGGTCGGCGGATTTTCGGAGGAGTTTCCAGTTCAATTCAATGATGTGGATCTCTGTCTAAAGTTGGGAGAGCAAGGGCTTCGCATCGTTTGGACACCTGACGTTGTGCTGCTGCATCACGGATCGGCCAGTCAACGTGCTGAAGTACAAGGCAACCCAGAGAAAACCGTACAGTCGCGTCGGATAATGGCAGAGGCTAACGATGCGCTGTTTCGCAAATGGTCGAGGCGGATAGCGCGGGATCGCGCCTACAACCCAAACTTCACGCGCCACGGACGAGGATTTCAGTTTGAGTCGATTCCGGCATTGTGCTGGCAGCCGGAATGGCGACCCCGCAAGCGGGTGTTTGCACATCCGGTGAATCGGGAAGGAACGGGAGAATACCGGATTATTGCTCCGGCACGGGCGTTATCGAGGGCTGGGCGGCTGCAGACGCAAGAGACCATGCAACTTCTCACCCCACCCGAAATGCTACAATCCCAGCCGGACAGCGTGATCTTTCAGCTGCAAATGGAAGATCACCAGTCGGTTGTTATCCGGCAGTGGACGGAGTATTGCCCGGACACCCTGCGCGTCTTTGAGATCGACGATTTGGTCATTCACTTGCCGATGAAAAATGCTCATCGTCCGCATATTCACCCCGACATCGTCAAGCGGTTGCGGCATACTGCTGAAAGGATGCATCGGATGGTGGTAACGACGGAGTATTTGGCAGAACAGTACCGTGGATGGAATGCCGACATCCGTGTCGTCCCCAATTTTGTGGAACGGGCACGATGGGGAGCACTGCGTACGGCAATCAACGAGGGTAAGCGCCCTCGTGTTGGTTGGGTTGGCGGGGTGAGCCATCTGGGTGACCTGGAACTCATCCAAGATGTTGTTAAAGCAACCAGGAAAGAGATCGACTGGGTTTTCATGGGGATGTGTCCGGAGTCTCTGCAACCGTACGTCACCTTTGTCAAGCCGGTGCCCTTTGATCAATATCCGGCTAAAGTTGCATCGCTTGGCCTGGACTTGGCTTTGGCCCCGTTGGAAGATCATCCCTTTAATCTTGGCAAGAGTCACCTGCGCGTTTTGGAAATGGGTATTCTTGGGATTCCGGTCTTGGCGACAGACATTCTTCCCTATCGGGGCTTCCCGATCTGGATGGTAAAAAACCGGTATCGGGACTGGCTCAACACAATCAAGGAGTTGCTGGCCGACCGCGATGCCTTACGCCGTGCTGGGACCATTTTACGTGAGCACATAGAGCAGCATTGGATCTTGGAGGACCATCTCGACTTGTGGGAATCGGCTTGGACCTGA
- a CDS encoding flagellar brake protein produces the protein MKWASYGDLEWEQISRPASERVLAEAIEAENLAQITIGTYCSKTRFLRALQQDEIWFDVPHPEPDLKCFLTGDASVTWLRAKDGYHYRFVAAHPKYVEHCDGLQALAFSMPRFVERAQRRQSFRVNVPPSDAQLLLKWEHSGKSREAQGYLEDISASGAKVTLVMPLGQDDYLPNTGHAIFMQLQLRGDPIGIDGTIRRKFPTKCLIEHERGQERWELGIQFSGITLDLRDRLESYILTRTREMLERI, from the coding sequence GTGAAATGGGCCTCATACGGTGATCTTGAATGGGAGCAAATTTCTCGGCCGGCGTCTGAGCGTGTCCTGGCGGAAGCCATCGAGGCAGAGAATTTAGCGCAGATAACTATAGGCACCTATTGTAGTAAAACCCGCTTTCTGAGGGCGCTCCAGCAGGATGAAATATGGTTTGATGTTCCGCATCCAGAACCCGATCTAAAGTGCTTTCTAACCGGGGATGCCTCTGTAACATGGTTGCGTGCAAAGGACGGATACCATTATCGTTTCGTCGCGGCGCATCCCAAGTATGTTGAGCACTGTGATGGGCTTCAAGCACTGGCATTTTCGATGCCGAGGTTCGTTGAGCGAGCGCAGAGGCGTCAGTCATTTCGGGTTAACGTGCCCCCAAGCGACGCTCAGCTGTTACTGAAGTGGGAACATTCTGGCAAGAGCAGAGAAGCTCAAGGGTACCTTGAAGATATCAGCGCATCGGGTGCCAAGGTGACATTGGTGATGCCTTTAGGCCAGGATGACTATTTGCCCAATACAGGGCATGCTATATTCATGCAATTGCAGTTACGCGGCGATCCGATCGGTATTGATGGCACGATAAGAAGAAAATTTCCGACGAAGTGTCTAATTGAGCATGAGCGCGGACAAGAACGTTGGGAGCTTGGCATACAATTCTCAGGAATAACACTAGACCTTCGGGACAGATTGGAAAGCTATATTTTGACCCGCACGCGGGAAATGCTTGAGAGAATATGA
- a CDS encoding DUF4915 domain-containing protein: MNAIFDNLIISAPNQAGCVLALLGNDELVIDDRATCGMSWDPSQEIFVRAVQGVDRVVITTPRGTSEVSGDWGDLHDVLIDGDDLYVVSTRHNAVVRWSLTNNGEQERIELSVAEDSWHINCLGKRCGALCFSAFGEFDEIRGYKQGTRSRGFVRAINEKGGLHRLTGLSQPHSLIEDENGWFVCNSELGEVWWERPEGETERIYIGGYVRGLAIRENVLYVGVSMSRNADTFDSRVGGGKIVAFDISTGSRIGERALPVTEVYDIVALPDRASTLVLLVRLLSGELQRLSRANRVYQDATAILRNENVRLKLALGLPTS, translated from the coding sequence ATGAATGCTATATTTGATAACCTAATTATTAGCGCTCCGAACCAGGCCGGTTGCGTTTTGGCGTTGTTGGGTAATGATGAGTTGGTTATCGATGATCGTGCGACCTGTGGTATGTCCTGGGATCCATCGCAAGAAATTTTCGTCAGGGCGGTTCAAGGCGTAGATCGCGTGGTAATTACAACCCCCCGGGGTACTAGTGAAGTTTCTGGAGATTGGGGAGATTTGCATGATGTGTTGATTGATGGAGACGATCTGTACGTGGTTTCTACAAGGCATAATGCCGTCGTTCGATGGAGTCTCACAAATAACGGGGAGCAAGAGCGAATAGAATTATCTGTAGCAGAGGACTCTTGGCATATTAACTGTTTAGGGAAACGGTGTGGAGCGCTTTGTTTTTCGGCGTTTGGTGAATTTGATGAAATTCGGGGTTATAAACAAGGCACGCGCAGTAGGGGATTTGTGCGCGCAATAAACGAAAAAGGCGGGCTCCATCGACTGACTGGATTGAGTCAACCACATTCGTTGATAGAGGACGAGAATGGCTGGTTTGTGTGTAACTCGGAGTTGGGTGAAGTATGGTGGGAGCGACCCGAAGGGGAAACGGAACGTATCTACATCGGAGGATATGTTCGCGGTCTTGCTATACGCGAAAATGTCCTTTATGTCGGTGTTAGTATGAGCCGCAATGCGGATACATTCGATTCGCGTGTGGGGGGCGGGAAAATTGTTGCCTTCGATATTTCGACCGGTTCACGCATTGGTGAGCGGGCGCTGCCCGTGACAGAAGTGTACGATATTGTCGCGCTGCCCGATCGCGCGAGCACCCTTGTATTGTTGGTTCGGTTGCTTTCTGGTGAGCTGCAGCGCCTGTCTAGGGCTAACCGTGTGTATCAAGATGCGACTGCCATTCTCCGTAATGAGAATGTAAGGTTGAAGCTCGCATTGGGGTTACCGACGAGCTAG
- the flgL gene encoding flagellar hook-associated protein FlgL encodes MSISPISTPVSYLIPTNAILQDQSQLTTLDRQLATGLAVDSPADNPAAAAQSLQIGQQLSALSLDGTTAGIGQSDLQNLSSTIGSISTLVQSLRQTALAAANATTNGQDRQALADSVQEQLQQLLQLGNSQTPDGNYLLSGSQSNTQPFLDSGSEVTYQGDAGTNTLQIAPGLTIPTSLSGQFLLMDIPTGNGYAVVNASSGNQGTATISVGGVTDPAAAAEMDANHQKYSVTFSVATSGVAQSSYAITNASGTVVGSGVYTPGTSIDVAGSEFTINGNPANGDSFSIDPARQQSLFQTVQSMLTLLSTGVSNGAAGAQYEQGMSNVIANLNQGLTRLLTGQAAVGSSLAQIQAITQVNETESSNDQIAQSSLISANLPAVATQFAQGSASLQAALSAFSAMQNLNLFATLKF; translated from the coding sequence ATGTCCATTTCTCCCATCAGCACACCGGTAAGTTACCTAATTCCGACCAATGCGATCCTGCAAGACCAGTCCCAACTTACGACATTAGATCGGCAGTTGGCTACAGGTCTCGCAGTCGACTCGCCCGCGGATAATCCGGCGGCGGCAGCGCAGAGTCTGCAGATCGGACAACAATTGTCCGCATTGAGTCTTGACGGCACGACGGCTGGTATAGGGCAATCGGATCTTCAGAATTTGTCGTCAACGATAGGTAGCATTAGTACCTTGGTGCAGTCGCTTCGGCAGACGGCCTTGGCCGCTGCGAATGCTACCACGAATGGTCAGGATCGTCAGGCACTTGCCGACTCTGTCCAAGAGCAACTCCAGCAACTGCTACAGTTAGGTAATAGTCAGACTCCGGATGGAAACTACCTATTGTCGGGAAGTCAGAGCAATACGCAGCCGTTTCTTGATTCCGGATCGGAGGTAACCTACCAGGGAGATGCGGGGACGAATACGTTGCAGATAGCCCCTGGATTGACGATCCCCACGTCCTTGTCTGGGCAATTTCTTTTGATGGATATCCCTACCGGGAATGGTTACGCTGTAGTCAACGCTAGCAGCGGAAACCAAGGGACGGCGACTATCTCAGTGGGGGGAGTAACCGATCCTGCTGCAGCTGCTGAAATGGATGCCAACCATCAAAAGTACTCCGTGACCTTTTCTGTCGCGACCTCTGGAGTAGCGCAAAGCAGTTACGCTATTACCAATGCGTCTGGCACCGTGGTCGGTAGCGGGGTCTACACGCCGGGGACCAGTATTGATGTGGCTGGTAGCGAGTTTACCATTAACGGTAATCCGGCTAATGGAGATAGTTTTTCTATTGATCCGGCCAGACAGCAAAGCTTATTTCAGACGGTTCAGAGTATGTTGACTCTGCTTTCAACCGGCGTCTCGAACGGCGCTGCCGGTGCACAATATGAGCAAGGGATGAGCAACGTCATTGCCAATCTCAATCAAGGGCTCACCCGTTTACTGACGGGGCAGGCTGCTGTTGGAAGTTCGCTTGCCCAGATTCAGGCGATCACCCAGGTGAATGAGACCGAATCAAGTAACGATCAAATCGCCCAGAGTTCCTTAATCTCGGCGAACTTGCCAGCAGTAGCGACACAGTTTGCGCAAGGGAGTGCTTCGCTCCAGGCGGCATTGTCGGCCTTCAGCGCTATGCAAAATCTGAATTTATTTGCTACCCTAAAGTTCTGA
- the flgK gene encoding flagellar hook-associated protein FlgK, producing the protein MSLNGILQVGLSGVLASENALQTVSNNIANENTPGYVSEVANLATNPSQPTTFPGGLGEGVQTASISRNFSKFAQTQFMNATSMAAASSGEVNTLQQLSSLFPVTSGQSGLSSAISNFYAAFQTLSTNPSSIPDRQSVLSQAQSLTAQYQNSINTIASVKNGLVQQMQQSVGTINALSSQLAKINQSILATPSGSSIPNSLLDSQAAALDQLSKQIGINTITTSDGTLIVTTKSGATLVDGSQSMKLAVQAGGQFQQPGQGGIVYQPTGQNLTAKIAGGALGGALSAQARVNQIQLQLGLLAQGIVAVTNSQQAKGVDLNGNFGAPIFSVQGPEVFPADTNQGNALITASVTDLSSVPPTTFTLEYNGSQWNVINDANGTSQTLTASSGGTLQFGGMTVQVSGTAAAGDSFLLDPAGATAGAFQTVMTDPNQIAAAFPYVASPGTVSSSGGLVNKNIGTESLSSGTVVSTGNYGSGVAVVPSGIAPQSLSLTFTSATQYNILTSGGVVIASGSWGGPGSTAVVIPYPSNGLASGSAMSFSWDGGQPVAGDSFTFSSGAPGDNANAVTMAQVSDQAVLQNGSINQTIADLSSTYGNFTQVAKQSQSAANAVLSQATTALSNISGVNLNEEAAQVVNYTQAYQAASAIIQTTNTLFQSLLQAV; encoded by the coding sequence ATGTCTTTAAACGGTATTCTACAGGTCGGACTCTCTGGTGTACTTGCTAGTGAAAACGCGTTACAAACGGTATCTAACAATATCGCCAATGAAAACACGCCTGGATATGTCTCGGAAGTGGCCAATCTGGCGACCAACCCATCCCAGCCAACCACATTTCCCGGCGGGTTGGGAGAGGGGGTGCAGACGGCTTCTATCAGCCGTAACTTCAGCAAGTTTGCGCAAACACAGTTCATGAATGCAACTTCCATGGCTGCGGCATCTAGCGGGGAAGTGAACACCTTGCAACAATTGTCGAGCCTGTTTCCGGTCACTTCCGGCCAATCGGGATTGAGTAGCGCTATTTCGAATTTCTACGCGGCGTTTCAAACGCTGTCGACGAATCCGTCGAGTATTCCGGATCGGCAGAGTGTGTTGTCGCAAGCGCAGAGCCTCACGGCACAATATCAGAACAGCATTAATACGATTGCGAGTGTTAAAAACGGACTAGTCCAGCAGATGCAGCAGTCGGTAGGTACCATTAATGCCCTTTCCTCCCAGTTAGCCAAGATCAATCAGTCGATACTGGCAACACCTAGCGGCTCCTCTATTCCCAATAGCTTGTTGGATAGTCAGGCTGCCGCGTTGGATCAACTTTCCAAGCAGATCGGTATCAATACGATAACGACCTCAGATGGTACGCTTATCGTCACGACGAAAAGTGGAGCGACGTTGGTCGATGGATCACAAAGCATGAAGCTTGCGGTGCAAGCAGGGGGGCAATTCCAACAGCCAGGCCAAGGGGGGATCGTCTATCAACCCACAGGACAAAACCTCACCGCAAAGATTGCGGGTGGAGCTCTAGGTGGCGCGCTGAGCGCGCAAGCCCGTGTCAACCAGATCCAGTTACAGCTTGGTCTGCTTGCTCAAGGTATTGTCGCGGTAACCAATAGTCAGCAAGCAAAGGGCGTGGACCTCAACGGGAATTTCGGGGCTCCAATTTTTTCCGTACAGGGACCGGAGGTTTTCCCAGCCGATACGAATCAGGGGAATGCGCTGATCACAGCATCGGTGACGGACTTGTCTTCGGTACCTCCCACAACTTTTACGCTGGAATATAACGGCTCACAATGGAATGTCATCAACGATGCGAACGGAACCTCACAGACTTTGACAGCAAGTAGTGGCGGTACGTTGCAATTTGGTGGAATGACCGTGCAGGTCTCCGGTACTGCAGCCGCAGGAGATAGTTTTTTGCTCGACCCAGCTGGGGCCACTGCCGGTGCATTTCAGACGGTGATGACGGACCCCAACCAGATTGCCGCTGCATTCCCTTATGTGGCAAGCCCGGGCACGGTTTCGTCCTCTGGCGGGCTGGTCAATAAAAATATTGGCACGGAATCCTTGTCTTCTGGTACGGTGGTTTCAACTGGCAACTATGGTTCTGGGGTTGCCGTCGTTCCCTCAGGAATAGCGCCTCAATCTCTTTCTTTGACATTCACAAGCGCCACGCAATATAACATATTGACCTCTGGTGGGGTGGTGATAGCTTCGGGATCCTGGGGTGGACCGGGTTCCACGGCTGTGGTTATCCCCTATCCATCCAACGGTTTGGCATCGGGATCCGCCATGAGTTTTTCATGGGATGGAGGTCAGCCAGTGGCTGGGGATAGCTTCACCTTTAGCTCTGGAGCGCCCGGGGATAATGCTAATGCCGTAACCATGGCGCAAGTATCGGATCAGGCCGTTCTGCAAAACGGATCGATCAATCAGACTATCGCGGATTTATCGAGTACCTACGGAAATTTTACGCAAGTGGCGAAGCAAAGCCAATCCGCAGCGAACGCGGTGCTCTCGCAAGCGACTACGGCGTTATCGAATATATCTGGAGTAAATCTCAATGAAGAAGCGGCGCAGGTAGTAAACTACACGCAGGCGTACCAGGCGGCTAGCGCCATTATCCAAACAACGAACACATTATTCCAATCGTTACTACAAGCCGTCTGA